In the genome of Ensifer adhaerens, one region contains:
- a CDS encoding Uncharacterized conserved protein, DUF2267 family: protein MPDGHHTFDHALHEANLWLKATEQHLHCSEAEAHQALRAVLQALRDRLPGEFVPKLSAQLPLLIRGIYFEGWSGGASNLGHRVEDFTNRVRAHLPPHHPLDGRSATMGVFEVLWERLDPGETAKIIDLLPAGFHDLWPRIAIRG from the coding sequence ATGCCCGACGGACATCATACATTTGATCATGCCCTGCATGAGGCCAATCTCTGGCTGAAAGCAACGGAGCAACATCTTCACTGCTCCGAAGCGGAGGCACATCAGGCGCTCCGCGCGGTCCTGCAGGCCTTGCGCGACCGGCTGCCGGGCGAGTTCGTACCCAAGCTTTCCGCGCAGCTTCCTCTCCTGATTCGCGGGATCTATTTCGAGGGATGGAGCGGCGGCGCGTCGAACCTCGGCCACAGAGTGGAAGACTTCACCAATCGTGTTCGCGCGCACCTACCACCTCACCATCCTCTGGACGGAAGATCTGCGACAATGGGCGTTTTTGAAGTCTTATGGGAACGCCTGGATCCCGGGGAAACAGCAAAGATCATCGACCTGTTGCCGGCGGGCTTTCATGATCTATGGCCACGCATTGCGATCCGGGGATGA
- a CDS encoding ribose-phosphate pyrophosphokinase, whose translation MTMMAAMEPSMSRLFTRIDSMPRPRDEKLSRLMQTWSNAREGQVSPDAAVFRLSPWLVEPCDAVVFSRKDPAGRDYQLVDGAGSMSILLGNPRTGASLKEASDRRGAARCRRLFNWTLRSGEPVLVEFRHRQPGHEELACELLALPLRDGGVQAKAVLAGLSCRPVRAAEPRHSLPHMQEGPLFFAFKRDRPLAQSVVRQLGSTLSPLEEREFEDGEHKIRPLVNVQGRPVVIFASLNGDADHSVNDRLCRLLFFIGALKSNGARRVTAVTPYLCYLRKDRRTKPHDPVTARYVAQLFEAVGTDAIVVLEAHNPAALENAFRIPVIHLQAHASFAAHLVAEFDHPAFTVVSPDLGAGKRADSLIDALENLVGTTVGKAIMDKQRSEGVVTGDLFAGSVEGRTAIIFDDMISSGTTMLRAAEACHNRGAERIVLAATHALFAEDAHCRLAKDYIDAVMVTNSVCPIAGVPRLEVIDISRLLAEALAAVAVA comes from the coding sequence ATGACGATGATGGCAGCGATGGAACCGTCAATGAGCCGGCTTTTCACGCGGATTGACAGCATGCCGCGTCCGAGAGACGAAAAGCTGTCTCGGCTCATGCAGACTTGGTCGAACGCGCGCGAGGGCCAGGTCAGTCCGGATGCTGCGGTCTTTCGGCTGAGTCCGTGGCTGGTGGAGCCATGTGACGCCGTCGTTTTCTCGCGCAAGGATCCCGCCGGTCGAGATTACCAGTTGGTCGATGGGGCTGGCTCCATGTCCATTCTTCTGGGCAATCCAAGAACCGGTGCGTCGTTGAAAGAAGCATCTGACAGGCGAGGGGCCGCGAGATGCCGACGCCTCTTCAACTGGACGCTTCGGAGCGGTGAACCCGTCCTCGTCGAGTTTCGCCACCGGCAGCCGGGACATGAAGAGCTGGCTTGCGAATTGCTGGCCCTGCCGTTGCGGGACGGAGGCGTGCAGGCCAAGGCGGTGCTTGCTGGTCTGTCTTGCCGTCCGGTTCGCGCTGCCGAGCCGCGGCATAGTCTGCCGCATATGCAGGAAGGACCACTGTTCTTTGCGTTCAAGCGTGACAGGCCGTTGGCTCAGTCCGTTGTCCGCCAACTCGGCTCTACACTCAGCCCGCTTGAGGAGCGCGAATTCGAAGACGGCGAACACAAGATCCGTCCTCTGGTCAATGTGCAGGGACGGCCGGTGGTCATCTTCGCGAGCCTGAATGGCGACGCCGACCATTCGGTGAACGACCGTTTATGCCGGCTTCTTTTTTTCATCGGCGCATTGAAGAGCAATGGTGCACGCAGAGTCACTGCCGTCACGCCCTATCTTTGCTACTTGCGCAAGGATCGCCGAACGAAGCCCCATGATCCGGTAACGGCCCGCTACGTCGCTCAACTCTTTGAGGCTGTGGGGACCGATGCCATTGTCGTGCTGGAGGCTCATAATCCGGCCGCCCTGGAAAACGCATTCCGGATTCCTGTGATCCATCTTCAGGCCCATGCGAGCTTTGCGGCCCATCTCGTTGCTGAATTCGATCATCCTGCGTTCACCGTCGTTTCACCGGATCTTGGCGCGGGGAAGCGCGCCGACAGTCTCATCGACGCGCTGGAGAATCTCGTCGGCACGACCGTTGGAAAGGCGATCATGGACAAGCAGCGCAGCGAGGGCGTGGTAACGGGCGACTTGTTTGCCGGCAGCGTGGAAGGCCGCACGGCCATCATCTTCGACGATATGATCAGTTCCGGGACCACCATGCTGCGCGCGGCCGAAGCCTGTCACAACAGAGGAGCAGAGCGGATTGTGCTGGCTGCCACACATGCGCTGTTTGCCGAAGATGCCCATTGCCGGCTCGCCAAGGACTATATTGATGCGGTCATGGTGACGAACAGCGTATGCCCGATCGCCGGAGTGCCGCGGCTGGAGGTGATCGATATCTCGAGACTTCTCGCTGAAGCCCTGGCGGCGGTTGCCGTTGCCTGA
- a CDS encoding heat shock protein Hsp20, producing the protein MVETAASIPVKQGTEIEKAQKGNGWHAFSQLRNEVDRLFEDFSVFDWRMPLIGRALPRMLRETDELRFVPAIDVAEHPKEFVLTAELPGLEAKDIEIKLQNGSIVMKGQKEASSETKEAEYYISERQFGAFCRTLSLPDGVDRDRIAAEFSKGILKVTLPKSAEALKSEKTISVKAA; encoded by the coding sequence ATGGTTGAGACAGCTGCTTCAATCCCGGTCAAGCAGGGGACAGAGATCGAAAAGGCGCAGAAGGGCAATGGGTGGCACGCCTTCAGCCAGCTGCGCAATGAAGTCGATCGTCTGTTCGAGGATTTCAGCGTGTTCGACTGGCGCATGCCATTGATCGGCCGCGCCCTGCCGCGCATGCTCCGCGAAACGGATGAACTTCGCTTCGTCCCGGCGATCGACGTGGCGGAACATCCGAAGGAATTCGTTCTGACCGCCGAGCTTCCGGGTCTAGAGGCCAAGGACATCGAAATCAAGCTGCAGAATGGCTCGATCGTGATGAAAGGGCAGAAGGAGGCCTCGTCAGAAACGAAGGAGGCTGAATATTACATTTCCGAGCGTCAGTTCGGAGCGTTCTGCAGGACCCTCTCTCTTCCGGACGGGGTGGATCGTGATCGCATTGCGGCCGAATTCTCCAAGGGAATTCTCAAGGTCACCTTGCCGAAGTCGGCCGAGGCACTGAAATCGGAGAAGACGATCAGCGTCAAAGCTGCCTGA
- a CDS encoding PAS domain S-box-containing protein — protein MPDVRNQPKRLNRSAGTTSLVSSKGSQVTAGLLKRLLSLFTDHDDVCFWQMSLVDGGLQFPDNASSFFHCETANLPKTVTEWLGRIVVAEDRSKVSSVVSGLSAKSTYIPRFSFRIYDKDGNIRWIEQRGAATGTGANSQMVWLSQDVTEKLRTANALDVTNGTLQHIRDTAEVGMIMLDSRGELTYCNPAFCAMLALQQEELMGTPISHLLDDPTGYGGSRKLARLLRGDDRSFQGECTLIGRDGKRVSTESNLWLLPTPPGAPSAFFGMVTSIEERLNALALLRQERDTLRAVFDNADIGLVLADAAGDVTAMNPIALEIFGLRDTSEIPKRTANLKRYYACYAPDGQEVPLSQWPLNRAARNDFVRDMDLVVVRKITGDSRYLRYTCTPVFDAKGQKRLVVCSVADLTEIRRLHEALSQSQRLEALGRLAGGVAHDFNNVLAVIAGNLELIADAIPDERVRARIANARDAAETGMNINQRLLTITRRRLSSHKRVDVASRIRSMVDLIERTIGSAIQLELDIQVSSAFASLDPGDLDAAFLNLVSNARDSMPKGGILGISLQLVSAPLEKAESRDGETRGEIVLSVRDTGSGMSQKTLRMAAEPFFTTKPAGKGTGLGLTGVYVFAQDCGGRVEIESKLGSGTEVKIHLPSLGICQEESINDAGMPLGSGQTVLVVEDDELVRDVTCERLLRLGYRVEQAECGDAAIDLVNNGMVPACVLSDIEMPGQLSGVLLAMKLQEVLPDCKTILCTGYYDPKLNGRERKEMSKLTILNKPYSLKELATAVRGALAGESKTTD, from the coding sequence ATGCCAGACGTAAGAAATCAGCCGAAGCGCCTGAATCGTAGCGCAGGAACAACCAGTCTTGTGTCATCCAAAGGTTCACAGGTGACCGCCGGCCTGCTGAAGCGCCTGCTGTCGCTCTTTACAGACCATGACGATGTCTGCTTTTGGCAAATGTCCTTGGTTGATGGCGGCCTGCAGTTCCCAGATAACGCCTCAAGCTTCTTTCACTGCGAAACGGCCAATTTGCCAAAAACCGTTACAGAATGGCTCGGGCGGATTGTGGTCGCGGAAGACAGGTCGAAAGTTAGCAGCGTGGTTTCCGGCCTCAGTGCGAAAAGTACTTACATCCCGCGCTTTTCCTTCCGCATCTACGATAAGGACGGCAATATCCGCTGGATCGAACAGCGCGGAGCGGCCACCGGAACCGGGGCGAACTCTCAGATGGTTTGGCTTTCTCAGGACGTAACGGAGAAACTGCGGACCGCAAATGCGCTGGACGTGACCAACGGCACATTACAGCATATCCGCGATACCGCCGAGGTCGGCATGATCATGCTCGATAGCCGCGGCGAGCTCACCTACTGCAACCCAGCATTTTGCGCAATGCTTGCCCTTCAGCAGGAGGAATTGATGGGGACGCCGATTTCGCATTTGCTTGATGATCCGACGGGGTACGGAGGGAGCCGCAAACTCGCTCGTCTTTTACGGGGAGACGACCGTTCGTTTCAAGGTGAATGCACGCTTATCGGCCGGGACGGCAAGCGTGTAAGCACAGAGAGCAACCTCTGGCTGCTCCCCACTCCGCCGGGCGCTCCATCTGCATTTTTCGGAATGGTGACATCCATTGAGGAGAGACTCAATGCGCTGGCGCTGTTGCGGCAGGAGCGGGACACGTTACGCGCGGTGTTTGACAATGCCGATATCGGATTGGTGCTGGCTGACGCCGCGGGCGATGTCACCGCAATGAACCCCATTGCATTGGAAATCTTCGGTCTTAGAGACACAAGCGAGATTCCTAAAAGAACCGCCAACCTCAAGCGATACTATGCTTGCTATGCTCCCGATGGTCAGGAAGTTCCTCTTTCACAATGGCCTCTCAATCGCGCCGCACGAAATGACTTCGTGCGCGACATGGATCTAGTCGTGGTCCGCAAGATAACCGGCGACTCTCGTTATCTTCGATACACGTGCACTCCCGTCTTTGACGCCAAGGGACAAAAACGTCTTGTCGTCTGTTCGGTTGCCGATCTGACAGAAATCCGGCGTTTGCATGAGGCATTATCTCAATCGCAACGCCTTGAGGCGCTCGGACGTCTTGCAGGGGGCGTCGCGCATGATTTCAACAATGTTCTTGCAGTTATTGCTGGCAATCTGGAACTGATCGCCGACGCAATACCGGATGAGCGGGTGCGTGCCCGCATCGCCAACGCGAGGGATGCAGCCGAAACCGGGATGAACATCAACCAGCGTCTGTTGACCATCACCCGTAGAAGGCTTTCGAGTCATAAACGGGTAGACGTTGCAAGCCGCATCCGGTCGATGGTCGATTTGATCGAGAGAACCATTGGAAGCGCGATCCAACTCGAACTGGACATTCAGGTGTCGAGTGCTTTTGCAAGCCTCGATCCTGGTGATCTCGACGCTGCCTTCCTGAACCTTGTCAGCAACGCGCGAGACTCCATGCCCAAGGGCGGCATCTTGGGAATATCGCTTCAGCTTGTCAGTGCGCCGTTGGAGAAAGCCGAAAGCCGCGACGGCGAGACCCGCGGGGAAATCGTGCTCTCCGTTCGTGATACGGGGTCCGGCATGAGCCAAAAAACGCTTCGCATGGCAGCTGAGCCTTTCTTCACGACAAAGCCTGCCGGTAAGGGCACCGGTCTCGGCCTCACAGGCGTCTACGTCTTTGCACAGGACTGCGGGGGTCGTGTCGAGATAGAGAGCAAACTCGGAAGCGGGACTGAAGTGAAGATCCACCTGCCCAGCTTGGGAATCTGCCAAGAAGAGAGCATAAACGACGCGGGGATGCCTCTGGGTTCAGGGCAGACTGTGCTCGTTGTAGAGGACGATGAGCTTGTTCGGGACGTCACCTGCGAACGGTTGTTGAGGCTTGGCTACCGGGTTGAACAGGCAGAATGTGGTGACGCAGCGATTGATCTCGTAAACAACGGCATGGTCCCCGCCTGTGTCTTGTCAGATATCGAGATGCCGGGACAACTGAGTGGCGTCTTGCTCGCGATGAAATTGCAGGAGGTCTTGCCTGACTGCAAAACCATACTCTGCACAGGGTATTATGACCCGAAACTAAATGGACGCGAGCGCAAGGAGATGTCGAAACTGACCATTCTGAACAAGCCTTACAGCTTGAAGGAACTGGCGACTGCCGTACGTGGCGCACTGGCGGGTGAATCGAAGACCACGGACTAG
- a CDS encoding two-component system, OmpR family, phosphate regulon response regulator OmpR, with the protein MERDKLILVVEDDAGMRELICSALAGAGYGVVAAERRDEILSIIAERQPDLITLDLSLQADDGLDITMDIRRMCNVPIIIISGRGLPLERLAGLEHGADDYITKPFHIKEMLIRVKSVLDRYVRPISGQGGGFAEASNSTLRRSDGCVLDGTLRRLSCKGAAAVDLTETETNILAMFFDNPGRILSRNEMWLALRNLEHDPRDRTLDGHITHLRAKLRQTGCEDHLVIKSVRGVGYVFVGEATSPETIS; encoded by the coding sequence ATGGAACGCGACAAGCTTATCCTGGTCGTCGAGGATGATGCTGGCATGCGTGAACTCATCTGTAGTGCCTTGGCGGGCGCTGGTTATGGAGTTGTTGCTGCCGAGCGTCGTGACGAGATACTGTCAATCATTGCAGAGCGCCAGCCGGATCTGATAACGCTTGACCTCTCGCTTCAGGCCGATGACGGACTTGATATTACGATGGATATCCGTCGGATGTGCAACGTTCCCATCATCATCATCTCGGGACGCGGGCTTCCTCTTGAAAGGCTGGCGGGGCTCGAGCACGGTGCTGATGATTACATTACAAAGCCATTCCACATCAAGGAGATGCTGATCCGCGTGAAGTCCGTCCTGGATCGCTATGTAAGACCGATTTCCGGACAAGGAGGCGGGTTTGCCGAAGCATCCAATTCAACGTTACGCCGGTCCGATGGATGCGTTCTTGACGGGACACTCCGTCGGCTTTCCTGCAAAGGGGCGGCGGCGGTCGATTTGACCGAAACCGAAACCAATATTCTCGCGATGTTTTTTGACAATCCAGGCCGCATCCTTTCCCGAAACGAGATGTGGCTTGCATTGCGTAACCTGGAGCACGACCCGCGCGACAGGACCCTGGATGGGCATATCACGCATCTGCGTGCAAAGCTGAGGCAGACCGGCTGCGAAGATCACCTCGTCATCAAGAGTGTCAGAGGCGTGGGATACGTATTTGTGGGCGAAGCCACGTCGCCCGAGACGATTTCATAG
- a CDS encoding SPW repeat-containing protein, with the protein MENRHWQDWLTGVAGLWLAVSPWVMPYISANGMVNAMITWTFFLTGVVVVLIAAAAVSAFSEWQENAGIVLGIWIAISPWILGFTGFPFATVNAVVSGSLIFVLAAWTIFDIRRMGRA; encoded by the coding sequence ATGGAAAATCGTCATTGGCAGGATTGGCTGACGGGCGTGGCGGGGCTTTGGCTTGCAGTCAGCCCCTGGGTAATGCCCTACATCAGTGCAAATGGCATGGTGAATGCGATGATTACGTGGACCTTTTTCCTGACAGGTGTCGTCGTCGTTCTGATCGCTGCTGCTGCCGTTTCGGCCTTTTCGGAGTGGCAGGAAAATGCCGGCATAGTCCTCGGGATCTGGATTGCGATATCGCCCTGGATACTGGGTTTTACAGGCTTCCCCTTCGCCACGGTCAACGCAGTCGTCAGCGGCAGCTTGATCTTCGTGCTCGCCGCCTGGACCATTTTCGACATCCGCCGCATGGGGCGTGCTTGA